In Salirhabdus salicampi, the sequence GCTCACCTTTTGTACGTAACATAGATGCACCTTCAGCAATACGACGAACTGCTTCTCCTAGGTCGCGACAACCACAAACAAACGGTACTGTATAATCACGTTTATTTATATGAAAGATATCATCAGCAGGGGTTAATACTTCACTTTCATCAATATAGTCTACTCCCATTGCTTCAAGAACTCGTGCCTCAACAATGTGGCCAATTCTTGCTTTCGCCATAACAGGAATGGAAACAGCATTCATAACTTCTTCAACAATACCTGGATCAGCCATTCTAGCTACCCCACCAGCTGCACGAATGTCAGAAGGTACTCGCTCTAGCGCCATTACTGCAACGGCACCTGCTTCTTCAGCAATTTTTGCCTGTTCAGCATTTACGACATCCATAATGACGCCGCCTTTTTGCATTTCAGCCATTCCTCTTTTTACACGTTCAGTTCCTAACTTTGACATGATGTAATTCCTCCAATATTCTTGATATTCACTCTTTTTTTTATTTTAACGCATTATAAGTTAATATCCTACTATCCCAATCAGAATTAAAAAATATTTTTTATGCCATTTACGATATTTGAAAATAAATCAGCAAAAAAACCACCTACTGCTCGTAATGTTAGAGAGAACCAATTTGCCTTCTCAACAGAGTCGTTTACGACAATGTCTGTAACTGTTGCTGCATTTTCATATTGGTCGTTAATATATCCGAGAGACTCTTCACCAGTATATGTTACCTTCATTGTTCCAACCTTATCCCCTTTTTCCACTGGGGCAGTTAGTTCACCCTTCTCTGTTAAAAGCTCTTCATCAAATTCGTAAACAGCTTCATAAGCATCTTCTTCGCCTTTTTTAACAAGCGTTTTAATCGGAGTTGTTGTAGATACGGATACTTCTGATTGCTTCCCTTTTACTACTGGTAATGCCGATTGGTCTTTAATTTGGTAACCAGCAGGATAAAGTTCTTTTACTTCAAAATCACTAAATCCGTAATCAAGCAATTTACGAGTTTCTCTGAAACGTTCAGCTTCACTACTTGTACGCATTACAACTGAAATCAGTCGTCTGCCATCACGCTCTGCTGTTCCTGTAAAGCAATAACCTGCAAGGTCCGTCCAACCAGTCTTCAAACCGTCTACTCCTTCATAACCAAAGGAGGAGTAATAGTCCCCTTCCATACCAGGTAACATCCAGTTTAAATTTGTTTTCGTTATGCCATCTAATTCATATTGCTTCATGGAGGAATAATTTAATGCGTCTGAGTAATTGTTCACTAAATGAAAGGCCAATAGGGCTGTTGATTTTGCTGAAAGTAAATTATCTGCAGTTGGACTTGTTCCTTCTGGATAATCATTACCTAACAGACTATTTGGAATTCCTGTTGAATTGACAAACTGAAAATCTGGTAAACCTAATTCTTCCCCTTTTTCGTTCATCATTCGGACAAATTCACCTTCAGATCCTGCAATCAGTTCTGCAAGTGCAATTGTTGTGGCATTATCTGAGAAAATAGCCATTGCGGAATACAATTGTCTAACTGTATATTCTTTATTTTGTCTTAATCCAATTCCTGAAAACATAGGATCTGCTGAAATTCGATACGCATAATCACTAATATATGTAGTTGTATCCCAGCTAATTTCCCCTTCACT encodes:
- the pdxS gene encoding pyridoxal 5'-phosphate synthase lyase subunit PdxS is translated as MSKLGTERVKRGMAEMQKGGVIMDVVNAEQAKIAEEAGAVAVMALERVPSDIRAAGGVARMADPGIVEEVMNAVSIPVMAKARIGHIVEARVLEAMGVDYIDESEVLTPADDIFHINKRDYTVPFVCGCRDLGEAVRRIAEGASMLRTKGEPGTGNIVEAVRHMRKVQSQIREVVSLSDDELMVYAKENGAPYELLLQIKEEGKLPVVNFAAGGVATPADAALMMQLGADGVFVGSGIFKSDNPANFARSIVEATTHYEDYELIANLSKGIGTAMPGIEMSTLSPGQRMQDRSE
- a CDS encoding D-alanyl-D-alanine carboxypeptidase family protein, with product MINNIKPIFIACLTLFVTVVSFIPKPIEVEAAINVEAESAILIDAETGKILFEKQADNALPPASMTKMMTEYLVLEAISEGEISWDTTTYISDYAYRISADPMFSGIGLRQNKEYTVRQLYSAMAIFSDNATTIALAELIAGSEGEFVRMMNEKGEELGLPDFQFVNSTGIPNSLLGNDYPEGTSPTADNLLSAKSTALLAFHLVNNYSDALNYSSMKQYELDGITKTNLNWMLPGMEGDYYSSFGYEGVDGLKTGWTDLAGYCFTGTAERDGRRLISVVMRTSSEAERFRETRKLLDYGFSDFEVKELYPAGYQIKDQSALPVVKGKQSEVSVSTTTPIKTLVKKGEEDAYEAVYEFDEELLTEKGELTAPVEKGDKVGTMKVTYTGEESLGYINDQYENAATVTDIVVNDSVEKANWFSLTLRAVGGFFADLFSNIVNGIKNIF